The Methanococcus maripaludis genome has a window encoding:
- a CDS encoding cation-translocating P-type ATPase produces the protein MEVKLKISGMTCAVCVKTIEKSVSKMDGVDKIVVNLLDESAVINFNPDIVSIEDIWIKIERFGYEVLGIAEEVEELPKKEEELKEKLGKIIFGTVFSIALFSIMYLKIPYKPYLAFLISIPPLIYIALPIFKAGFNSLKIKSLNMDVMYSLGMGVAYISALLVTLGILPMNFMFYDTTIMLATLLTLGRYLEERAKGRTSEAIKKLMGLQVKTAKVIKNNEEFEIPIEDVIVGDIILIRPGEKITVDGTVFEGVSYVDESMITGEPIPIAKKKGDSVIGGTINKNGILKITAEKIGKDTILSQIILLVKNAQLSKPDIQNLADKAVSYFIPTVFTIALISSVFWFFNGGILLAVTTFISVMVIACPCALGLATPTAITVGVGRGAELGILIKDSKVFDVAGNLKCMIFDKTGTITKGKPDVDEIISDYSKEELLLIAGSLEKNSEHPLALAIVKKANELNISLSEPEKFESITGMGVSGILKDQKVFIGNRRLMEENNLSINEHYIVEISRLEENAKTVIIVAIENKIMGIIAISDKIKENAKITVQNLREMGIESYMITGDNEKTAKVIGKEVGILENHVYSNVLPEKKAEIVKWIKENAGGYVEFIGDGINDAPALSTADVGIAVGSGTDIAIESGEVVLMNDDLSYVTGFVKLSKRVLKQIKLNLFWAFAYNSILIPVAAGALYSYNIKFEPELAAFAMTLSSLTIIGLSLLLKRYDPWK, from the coding sequence ATGGAAGTAAAACTAAAAATTTCCGGAATGACTTGTGCAGTCTGTGTAAAAACCATTGAAAAATCTGTTTCAAAGATGGACGGTGTTGATAAAATTGTTGTAAATTTACTGGATGAAAGCGCAGTTATCAATTTTAATCCAGACATCGTTAGTATCGAAGACATCTGGATAAAAATTGAAAGGTTTGGCTATGAAGTTCTCGGGATTGCAGAAGAAGTTGAAGAACTGCCTAAAAAAGAAGAGGAACTTAAAGAAAAGCTTGGCAAAATAATTTTTGGGACAGTTTTCTCAATCGCACTATTTTCAATTATGTATCTAAAAATTCCATATAAACCATATTTGGCATTTTTAATCTCAATTCCACCTTTGATATACATTGCACTCCCAATTTTTAAAGCAGGGTTTAATTCTCTTAAAATCAAATCGCTAAACATGGATGTTATGTATTCTCTTGGAATGGGGGTTGCATACATTTCAGCATTACTTGTAACGTTAGGAATTCTTCCAATGAACTTCATGTTTTATGATACGACAATAATGCTTGCGACACTTTTAACCCTTGGTAGATATTTAGAAGAGCGTGCGAAGGGCAGAACCTCCGAAGCGATTAAAAAACTAATGGGTTTACAGGTAAAAACTGCAAAAGTTATTAAAAATAACGAAGAATTTGAAATTCCAATCGAAGACGTGATTGTTGGAGATATTATTTTGATTCGTCCCGGGGAAAAGATTACAGTTGATGGAACTGTTTTTGAAGGAGTTTCTTACGTTGATGAATCGATGATTACCGGAGAACCAATTCCTATTGCAAAGAAAAAAGGAGATTCTGTAATTGGGGGAACGATAAATAAAAATGGAATTTTAAAAATAACTGCTGAAAAAATTGGAAAAGATACAATATTGTCACAAATCATCCTGCTTGTTAAAAATGCCCAACTTTCAAAACCAGATATCCAAAATTTAGCAGATAAGGCAGTTTCGTACTTTATACCAACAGTATTTACAATTGCACTTATTTCTTCAGTATTTTGGTTTTTTAACGGCGGAATTTTACTTGCAGTGACTACATTTATTTCTGTAATGGTGATTGCGTGTCCCTGTGCCCTTGGACTTGCAACACCTACTGCAATAACAGTTGGAGTTGGACGCGGAGCTGAACTTGGCATTTTGATTAAAGATAGCAAGGTATTTGATGTTGCAGGAAACCTCAAATGCATGATTTTTGATAAAACTGGAACCATTACAAAAGGAAAACCCGATGTTGATGAAATAATTTCTGATTATTCCAAAGAAGAACTTTTATTAATTGCGGGCTCGCTTGAAAAAAACTCTGAACATCCACTAGCACTTGCAATTGTTAAAAAAGCGAATGAATTAAATATTTCACTTTCTGAACCTGAAAAATTTGAATCAATTACTGGAATGGGTGTTTCTGGAATATTGAAAGATCAGAAGGTTTTCATTGGAAACCGGCGACTTATGGAAGAAAATAATCTTTCAATAAATGAACATTATATTGTAGAAATATCCAGATTAGAAGAAAATGCAAAAACCGTCATCATTGTTGCTATTGAAAACAAAATAATGGGAATAATTGCAATATCTGATAAAATAAAAGAAAATGCAAAAATTACAGTTCAAAATTTACGTGAAATGGGAATTGAATCCTATATGATTACAGGAGACAATGAAAAAACTGCAAAAGTTATCGGAAAAGAAGTTGGTATTTTAGAAAATCACGTATATTCAAATGTTTTACCTGAAAAAAAGGCTGAAATTGTTAAATGGATTAAAGAAAATGCCGGCGGATACGTTGAATTCATTGGAGATGGAATAAATGATGCTCCAGCACTTTCTACGGCAGATGTTGGAATTGCAGTTGGAAGCGGAACAGATATTGCAATTGAAAGTGGTGAAGTCGTTTTAATGAATGATGATTTGAGTTATGTTACAGGATTTGTAAAATTGAGTAAAAGGGTATTGAAACAGATAAAATTAAATTTGTTCTGGGCTTTTGCATACAACTCAATTTTAATTCCTGTTGCTGCCGGCGCCCTTTATTCATATAATATTAAATTTGAACCCGAACTTGCAGCATTTGCAATGACGTTAAGCTCCTTAACCATAATTGGATTGTCATTGCTTTTAAAAAGATACGATCCTTGGAAATAA
- a CDS encoding heavy-metal-associated domain-containing protein, with protein sequence MKELKLKISGMSCQMCVKTIKNLLSELEGIINIVINLQDGIGIITYDEKIVTEKEILKNEAFELYLAEKIS encoded by the coding sequence ATGAAAGAATTGAAACTAAAAATAAGTGGAATGAGTTGTCAGATGTGTGTAAAAACCATTAAAAATCTTTTAAGCGAACTTGAAGGAATAATAAATATTGTTATCAATTTACAGGATGGAATTGGAATTATAACGTACGATGAAAAAATAGTAACTGAAAAAGAAATTTTAAAAAATGAAGCTTTTGAACTATATCTCGCAGAAAAAATTAGTTAA
- the afpA gene encoding archaeoflavoprotein AfpA, translating to MVKVAWGITGCGDKIEEIVEMLIELKNEHADLDVDIYYSQSAEMVLNWYKLMGKLKDTFYNIRKEVNSNAPFLPGMLQTGKYDLFLVAPVTANSVAKIAHGIADTLITNSVAQGAKAMVPTYIYPPDNKKEEIETILPGGKTLKLYIRDTDVENVNILRNMQGITVLENVDEIREALLKHIKGD from the coding sequence ATGGTTAAAGTAGCTTGGGGTATTACTGGTTGTGGAGATAAAATTGAAGAAATCGTTGAAATGCTTATTGAATTAAAAAATGAACATGCCGATTTAGATGTAGATATATACTATTCACAAAGCGCGGAAATGGTACTTAACTGGTATAAATTAATGGGTAAATTAAAAGATACATTTTATAATATTCGAAAAGAAGTAAATTCAAACGCTCCGTTCTTACCAGGAATGTTACAGACTGGAAAATACGATTTATTTTTGGTTGCACCTGTAACTGCAAACAGTGTTGCAAAGATAGCACATGGAATTGCAGACACTTTGATTACAAATTCCGTTGCACAAGGGGCAAAGGCAATGGTTCCAACATACATCTACCCCCCAGATAACAAAAAAGAAGAGATAGAAACAATTCTTCCTGGAGGCAAAACACTAAAGCTATATATTAGAGATACAGATGTAGAAAACGTTAACATACTCAGGAATATGCAAGGTATTACGGTATTAGAAAATGTGGATGAAATCAGAGAGGCGTTGTTAAAACATATTAAAGGTGATTAA
- a CDS encoding SufD family Fe-S cluster assembly protein, with protein MLSEKKLQQVRGMAQKYKDVPAPFGEDIDLSMYPTPKENLLKVDSLNDLSDDHKKALATVGVDIEEKNTIGSYVQVNSDAIYAKMYSDIIIMPITEALEKYELDDYYWSAVEMSDKYGARVANELTEGYFIRAPKGVKKTIPLQTCLLIGSEEVSQNVHNIIIVEDGAELNLITGCTTSPHVKSGLHLGISEIYIGKNAKLTFTMIHNWGESVHVRPRTAIKMDDDSIFINNYVTMMPVKSIQSYPTAYCEGKNAKATFQTIVYGKGDSKLDMGSRVILSGENSAADMISRVIVVDNAEVISRGHLVGAESHVKGHLECRGLILSNDGHILAVPELEAERTDLELSHEAAVGKIAEDQIQYMMSRGLSEDEASSLIIKGFLSVDISGLPDELAKSVKEMMDMTLENAM; from the coding sequence ATGCTGTCAGAAAAAAAGTTGCAACAAGTAAGGGGAATGGCTCAGAAATACAAGGATGTTCCCGCACCATTTGGAGAAGATATCGATTTAAGCATGTATCCTACACCAAAAGAAAACCTTCTAAAAGTAGATTCATTGAATGATTTAAGTGATGACCACAAAAAAGCTCTTGCAACTGTTGGTGTAGATATTGAGGAAAAAAACACTATTGGATCCTACGTTCAGGTAAATAGTGATGCAATATACGCTAAAATGTATTCAGATATTATAATTATGCCGATCACTGAGGCTCTTGAAAAATACGAACTCGATGATTACTACTGGAGTGCTGTAGAAATGAGCGATAAGTACGGCGCTAGAGTTGCAAACGAACTTACAGAAGGATACTTTATCAGAGCTCCAAAGGGCGTTAAAAAAACAATACCTCTTCAAACATGCCTATTAATAGGTAGCGAAGAAGTATCTCAAAACGTTCACAATATTATTATTGTTGAAGATGGAGCTGAATTAAACTTAATTACCGGTTGTACAACGTCCCCTCACGTAAAATCAGGACTTCACTTGGGAATTTCGGAAATATACATTGGAAAAAATGCAAAACTTACATTTACGATGATTCACAACTGGGGAGAAAGCGTACACGTAAGACCCAGAACTGCGATAAAAATGGATGACGATTCAATATTTATCAACAATTACGTTACAATGATGCCCGTAAAATCCATTCAAAGCTACCCTACAGCATATTGTGAGGGAAAAAATGCTAAAGCAACATTCCAAACAATTGTTTATGGAAAAGGCGACTCAAAATTAGATATGGGTTCAAGAGTAATCCTTTCAGGTGAAAATTCAGCTGCGGACATGATTTCAAGAGTTATCGTTGTTGATAATGCAGAAGTAATCTCAAGAGGTCACCTCGTAGGTGCAGAATCACACGTTAAAGGGCATCTTGAATGCAGAGGATTAATTTTATCAAATGATGGACATATTTTGGCAGTTCCGGAACTTGAAGCTGAAAGAACGGATCTTGAACTATCCCACGAAGCTGCAGTTGGTAAAATTGCAGAAGATCAGATTCAATATATGATGTCAAGAGGCCTTAGCGAAGATGAAGCATCCTCATTGATTATCAAAGGATTCTTAAGCGTGGATATTTCAGGACTTCCAGATGAACTTGCAAAATCTGTTAAAGAAATGATGGATATGACTCTTGAAAATGCAATGTAA
- a CDS encoding ABC transporter ATP-binding protein — protein sequence MLQIEDLSVKVGEKEILKDIHLFIDKGETHVLFGPNGAGKSTLLNTILGNPKYEVIRGNIYFKGKDITDMPMHERAQLGIGISYQSPPAISGVRLETMINAISKKSDEEMEEMAKKLNIRHFYQRDLNVGFSGGEVKRSELLQIFAQNPDLVMFDEPDSGVDVENVEILGGIINHLLDKDKKPSERNKSGLIITHLGYILNFMEVDKAHVLLDGVIACSGTPDEILNEIIKNGYQRCVSCCQKKSCNK from the coding sequence ATGCTACAAATCGAAGACTTGTCAGTTAAAGTGGGTGAAAAAGAAATTTTAAAAGACATTCACCTATTCATTGACAAAGGAGAAACTCATGTTTTGTTCGGACCCAATGGGGCAGGAAAATCCACATTACTTAATACAATCCTTGGAAACCCAAAATACGAAGTTATAAGGGGAAATATTTACTTTAAGGGAAAAGATATAACTGATATGCCAATGCATGAAAGAGCACAGCTTGGAATTGGTATTTCGTACCAGTCACCACCTGCAATTTCGGGAGTAAGGCTTGAAACAATGATAAATGCCATTTCTAAAAAAAGCGATGAAGAAATGGAAGAAATGGCTAAAAAATTAAATATCAGACACTTCTACCAAAGAGACCTAAACGTTGGTTTTTCGGGTGGAGAAGTTAAAAGATCTGAATTATTGCAGATTTTTGCACAAAACCCGGATCTTGTAATGTTTGATGAACCAGATAGCGGTGTTGACGTTGAAAACGTAGAAATTCTCGGTGGAATCATCAACCATTTACTTGATAAGGATAAAAAGCCAAGTGAAAGGAACAAATCTGGACTTATCATAACGCACCTTGGGTACATCTTAAATTTCATGGAAGTTGATAAAGCTCATGTACTCTTAGATGGAGTAATTGCCTGTTCAGGAACTCCGGATGAAATTTTAAATGAAATTATTAAAAACGGATACCAGAGGTGTGTTTCATGCTGTCAGAAAAAAAGTTGCAACAAGTAA
- a CDS encoding flavodoxin family protein, with the protein MKILGISGSPRKEGTHFAVNYALDYLEEKGFETKYISVFQKKIEFCIHCDYCVRTGEGCVHKDSMQEIYDGLKWADAIILGSPCYNGTVSGQLKTIMDRCRAIFAEDIDVVRNKYGMGLSVGGDRNGGQEIVLKTIHDFYILNGVIPISGGSFGSNLGATFWSQDIGRKGVEEDSEGIRTLKRTLKKFYNCLSEKGD; encoded by the coding sequence ATGAAAATCCTTGGAATATCCGGAAGTCCGAGAAAGGAAGGAACGCATTTTGCTGTAAATTACGCGCTTGATTATTTAGAAGAAAAAGGATTTGAAACCAAATACATTTCAGTTTTTCAGAAGAAGATTGAATTTTGTATACACTGTGATTACTGCGTAAGAACTGGGGAAGGCTGCGTGCATAAAGACAGTATGCAGGAAATTTATGATGGTTTAAAATGGGCTGATGCGATTATTCTTGGAAGTCCTTGCTATAATGGAACTGTTTCTGGACAGTTGAAAACCATTATGGATAGATGTAGGGCAATATTTGCAGAAGATATTGATGTAGTAAGGAATAAATATGGAATGGGGCTTTCTGTTGGTGGTGACAGGAATGGGGGCCAAGAAATTGTATTAAAAACCATTCATGACTTTTACATATTGAATGGAGTAATTCCAATAAGCGGCGGTTCTTTTGGGTCTAACTTAGGGGCTACATTTTGGTCTCAAGACATTGGTAGAAAAGGAGTCGAAGAAGATTCTGAAGGGATTAGGACTCTTAAAAGAACTCTTAAAAAATTTTACAATTGTTTGAGTGAAAAGGGTGATTAA